The following is a genomic window from Nitrospira sp..
AGAACAGAAGTAGCATGGAAAAAGCAATGGAGAGGAGCATGGTTAGCATCTGCACGAGAAGCACGAATGAGCGGGATGCTGAAACAGTCTGGACGGCAACGCCGCGGCGCGCGAGGAGCCACGTCGTGCGCGGCAGTCCGTTGAGCCTCTGAATGACGCGAGAACGCCGCTGGAAGATTGCTTCAGCATCCTGCTAGAAGATCATGATCGGAGTCCCCACTCGAGCTAGCTGGTAGACACTTTTCAGATCATCGTCATTGAGCCTGATGCACCCATGCGTCACGTTCTTCCCGAGCAGCCGGGTATAGAGCGTGCCATGAATAAAGTAGCCTTTGCCGAACCCGAGCGCATAGTCGCCCAGCACGCCTTGCTCGACCCTGTCGGCGGGATTCTTAGGCACCACGAGTCCTTCTTCAATAAAGGCCCAATCCGGTTTCACCCACGCAGGATGCGTTAATTTTGACTGCACCGTAAATTCTCCGCGCGGCGTATCGAACACCCACTGGCTATTGCCTTCGCCGGGTTTATCGAGCACCACTCCGCTCCCCGTGGACGCGATCGCATCCAGCACGATTTCCTGGCTGCGTTTGACATAGAGGTGGTTTCGCGCAGTATCCACAAGAATATAATGTTGACGGGGCGCAAATTGCGCAAGCTGTTTCTTGAGGCTCTTGTATTGATTTTGCAGCCCCCGAAGCGCGGCGGGATCCGCGGGAGTCGGCTGAGGAACCGAGGCGATGGAGGACTGAAGCGGACTGCTGCTGTAGGGAATCAGGGCCACAAGCAGGCCAAAGGAAATGGCTGAACCTATAAGAAGAACGAGTCGCTTCATAAGAGCCCGCCTCAGATTTCTTCTCCATGCGCTCCCAGCTGAGCTAAGGCCATGGCAACGGCGTTGCGCCCGGTCAACGCGCCGACGATACTCACCACACTTCCCTGTTCCACCCGTTCGAATAGCGCGTTCATCTGCGCATTGTCGAGCATGACACATCCCAGTGTTTGTGCCATCAATTCATTTTCGACGCCGTGAATTTCGATCTGGCCTCCGATCTGCTTCGCCAGAGGAATTCTCCCCGCCTTTTTGCCTTGCACGAATCGACGGCGATCGTCCTGGTTCGGATAGTCCAACACCAATGCTCGATAGAACTGCGTCCGGCCCGCGCCGCGCTTGTCTGTAATACGGTATTGCCCTTCCGGAGTCGCGCCATCACCCTGGAATTGTTTTTCGCGGATGCCATTGAACCCTAGCCGGACGGGATATGATACCACCTTGTGCCCGTTCTTATAGAGAGTCAACATTCTCTCTGCCTTGCTGATGACGATGGCGGTCGATCGGTGTGTGCGGGACCAATCGATCGTCTGCTGTGCCATGGCCTGCCAGCTGCGGATATGCTGCTCATCCGCATAGCGTCCGAGCTCGCGGGCAAGAAGGGCCGACTGCACGCGCAGGGCTTTGCCCGCTAAATCGGCGGCGTCCATTGCGCGCCGATAGTCATGCTGGTCATAGAACGACCGGGCCTGCTTCACCAGCAAATCGCTTTGGACGGGTTTTCCACCTAAGACAATGCGGCCATCGATGGCATCGATGTGCGACGAGAGCGCGCGCAGCCGTTCTTCTACGCGAAGCACATTCTGCTGCGCGCGCTGCTGCTGCGTTTGTCGTTCACTATGCAGCTTTGCGAGGGTGCTCCCGCCTTCTTCGTAGAGCCGGCGAAGTTCTGTTTCAAGCTCATTCGCTTCCCACGGCCATCGCACCAGATCGTCATCCGACTGCACGCGGGCACGGAGCGGCACCCATTGCCGCACAAAACGGGCATATTCTTCAGGAGCGACTTCGGGCGCTTTGAGCGCGACCAGCTGCTGATCGATCCGATCGATCGCACTGACCAATTCAGGCGGAATGGCTTGGACACAGGCGGACAGCGCTCCCGCCAAGACAAGTCCTTTGACGAGAGCCATCCAACCGCTTCTCACTGACACGACGGCCATAAACCAATACTACCTCATTTTTTCTTCTGCGCAGAAGGTTTTCCCCTCCCCACTTTTGCCAGCGCGTTCTTCAACTCCGCAGAAACGGATTGCCCCTTGTCATGGATGGCTTTGGCCTGGGCCTGCGCAGCCGGATAGTCTTCTTTATCGATCGCCAATTGAATCTGATTCAGCGACGCCTTCAGCGCCTCGACATCGTTCTTAATGGCCTCAAGCGCTGCGCGGTCTTTGCCTACGGGAGCGCCGGCCACAAGCTCAACGGCCGATTTCACCGCTTCCTGAGCGACTTGCTGCGCCTGAAGAGCGCCGGCCTTGGCCTCTTCCTTCTTTTTCACGGCGTCGGCCTTCACCAATTCACTGTCGGTCTTGGCAGAAACCGCCAGCTGTTCGGCTTTCCCATAGTCGCGAAAGAGGGCGAACTTTCCGTCCTGATCCGTTACTTCTTTTTTCATCGCCGTCACGGACGCTTCGAGCTTGGCGTATTCTTGCGCGCTATAGGTCGCCGCTCCGCTCATCTGTGCGTCTTTCAAGGCCTTTTCGGCCGCGTCGATTTGTTCGGCCGGAGGTTTTGCACAGCCGGCGAGCAACATGGCACCGAGCATCAGTGACGCGAGCCGATTGATCGTAATGTTCATCGTAGACTCCTTATGGTTCGAACGGAGGGACTGCTGAGCTCGCTGCGTATTTCTGGCCGCTCACCGAAGATGAGCGACCTTCTCGGCCCGGAACGCAAGGAAGGAGAAAACTTAGCCGTTTTTCTTTTCCTTACCCTTCTTTTTACCTTTGCCGCCCTTCTTTCCCTTTTTGGTCTTCTTTTCCTTTTCTCCATCCACTTTCTTTTCGGTTTCAGCCGGAGCGCCCGCCGTAGGCGCAGCAGGAGCTGGGGCAGCTGGCTCTGCAACTGGAGCGGTTTCTTGCGCATGCAGATAGGGGCCGGTTGAGAACATAGCAGTGACCATAAGCGCCAGCAGGCTTGCTAAAATTCTACCCATGAAAGAAACCCTCCTGTAGTGTAATTGGTTGGGCATGGATGATTCGCCGAAGCATCGAATCTACCACCAAGCAGTCAAAGCAATAGCGTGTTCATTTACAAGCATATGGCAAGCTTAGTGCCATACTCATTTCTCACATGTAAGACCAATATCCACAGGGAAACCGCTATTTGTCAAATAATTAGGATTGTCAGAGGAGTGCGGCGCTGTGGCACTCTGGCCGCTGAAGACACAAAACCGCCTCAGAAGTGAATGTTTACAGGGCGATGCCTGCCCCCAGCAATGTGGATGCATTCGTCCTATGAATTAATCTCTGGATTAATATTTTTTGACGCCTGGGAGAAATTGACACCTGGGTGCATGGCCAATATAATGCCGAGCTCGATTACTTCAACGAACTGCGATGTCCAGGGGGATTGTTATGTCTTTTACGTCTCAGCAGCCTTCCAATCTGAAAAAAAAGCGTGAGCATGGTTTTCGTAAGCGAATGAGCACAAAGAACGGACGGAAGGTCCTGGCTCGCCGCCGCGCAAAAGGCCGCGCTCGTCTGGCCGTCTAACGTTTTGTATTTCAGATACCGTTGAGGGGGCTGGATTCGTGGGCTTGCCTATGGCTTGCCTGCTGAGGTGCTTGAGCGCAAAGCAAAGAGAAGGTCGATGCTTTTTCTTTCGCTCTGCGTGATGTGGCTGTCTATCCGACTCCTGCCGATTACTGCCTCCAACGAAATTATACGCACATCCTGGTGGGCATCGCGATATGAGCTCACGAGCCAGAACCGGCCCCATGTTCTTACGAGTCAGTCGGGATATTGAACAAGTGAAACGCCATGGGCGTCGCAGCTCAACGCAATATTTCAATTTGCTGGCGAGCCGGGCGGAGCATTCTGTGAGCCAGGTGGGAATCGTGGTCGGCAGGCGATTTGGTAATGCCGTCACGCGCAATCGGTCCAAGCGGCGATTCCGAGAACTCGTCAGAGCCATTTATCCAGACTTGATTCCAGGCTACCATCTGCTCGTATTCCCCAAGCGAGACGTCCTGACTCTTTCCTTCGGCGAGCTGAAGGAATTATGGACCGCCACGCTGTCCAAGCATCGCCTTCTGACCACGAGGCCGATTTAGTATGCGCCGGCTTCTCCTAGGACTGATTCAAGGCTACCGATATGTGATCTCACCATGGTTAGGTCCGGCATGCCGGTTCGATCCGACCTGTTCTCAATATGCCATGGATGCCATCAGCCAACGAGGCTGCCTGGAGGGCTTGGGACTGACTGTGATCCGCTTGCTCAAATGCCATCCCTTTCATGCCGGTGGGTTCGACCCGGTTAAAAAATAACGCAACGCTAATGCAGAAAGCACGTATCTAGATGATGGAGAAACGGGTCATCGTTTTCTTGGTGTTATCGCTGGCGATTATTTTCGGATACGACTATGCGCTGAAAGAGATGGGCTGGCTCCCTCAGCCTTCGGTCACACAAGAAGCGTCTGTGGCATCCGAGACAGACCAGACACCCCCATCGACCGAATCGACCCCAGCTTCGTCCGCGCCCAATCCGAGCGCGGCGCAGACACCTGGGCAGAGCCAGCCTTCTTCTCCGAGGCTTGACGGATCAGCTTCTCCGCTCACTCCAACGGAAGAGACGGTGAGCATTGAGACCGATCTGTATCGAGCAAAAATCTCGACTCGCGGCGCGGTTCTGACTAGTTGGGAGCTGAAGCGATACCAACAGACCGCGACCGATTCAGCCCCGGTTCAATTGGTCAGGCAGGGATCGAAATTTGCCGGACCATTCGCCATCGTGACGGCCGATGCGGAATTGACCAAAGCCTTGAATCACGGCCTCTACGCTGTCTCACAAGATTTCTCCACCCTCGATAGCGCTCATCCGACCGGCCACGTTACACTTCAGTTTCGCGATGAATCGAA
Proteins encoded in this region:
- a CDS encoding Ribonuclease P protein component (MaGe:77310690), whose product is MFLRVSRDIEQVKRHGRRSSTQYFNLLASRAEHSVSQVGIVVGRRFGNAVTRNRSKRRFRELVRAIYPDLIPGYHLLVFPKRDVLTLSFGELKELWTATLSKHRLLTTRPI
- a CDS encoding Murein L,D-transpeptidase (MaGe:77310687) is translated as MAVVSVRSGWMALVKGLVLAGALSACVQAIPPELVSAIDRIDQQLVALKAPEVAPEEYARFVRQWVPLRARVQSDDDLVRWPWEANELETELRRLYEEGGSTLAKLHSERQTQQQRAQQNVLRVEERLRALSSHIDAIDGRIVLGGKPVQSDLLVKQARSFYDQHDYRRAMDAADLAGKALRVQSALLARELGRYADEQHIRSWQAMAQQTIDWSRTHRSTAIVISKAERMLTLYKNGHKVVSYPVRLGFNGIREKQFQGDGATPEGQYRITDKRGAGRTQFYRALVLDYPNQDDRRRFVQGKKAGRIPLAKQIGGQIEIHGVENELMAQTLGCVMLDNAQMNALFERVEQGSVVSIVGALTGRNAVAMALAQLGAHGEEI
- a CDS encoding conserved exported protein of unknown function (Evidence 4 : Unknown function but conserved in other organisms; MaGe:77310688), whose translation is MNITINRLASLMLGAMLLAGCAKPPAEQIDAAEKALKDAQMSGAATYSAQEYAKLEASVTAMKKEVTDQDGKFALFRDYGKAEQLAVSAKTDSELVKADAVKKKEEAKAGALQAQQVAQEAVKSAVELVAGAPVGKDRAALEAIKNDVEALKASLNQIQLAIDKEDYPAAQAQAKAIHDKGQSVSAELKNALAKVGRGKPSAQKKK
- a CDS encoding Putative membrane protein insertion efficiency factor (Evidence 3 : Putative function from multiple computational evidences; MaGe:77310691); translated protein: MRRLLLGLIQGYRYVISPWLGPACRFDPTCSQYAMDAISQRGCLEGLGLTVIRLLKCHPFHAGGFDPVKK
- a CDS encoding YkuD domain-containing protein (MaGe:77310686) encodes the protein MKRLVLLIGSAISFGLLVALIPYSSSPLQSSIASVPQPTPADPAALRGLQNQYKSLKKQLAQFAPRQHYILVDTARNHLYVKRSQEIVLDAIASTGSGVVLDKPGEGNSQWVFDTPRGEFTVQSKLTHPAWVKPDWAFIEEGLVVPKNPADRVEQGVLGDYALGFGKGYFIHGTLYTRLLGKNVTHGCIRLNDDDLKSVYQLARVGTPIMIF
- a CDS encoding Translation initiation factor 2B delta subunit (MaGe:77310689) encodes the protein MGRILASLLALMVTAMFSTGPYLHAQETAPVAEPAAPAPAAPTAGAPAETEKKVDGEKEKKTKKGKKGGKGKKKGKEKKNG